In Shouchella patagoniensis, the following are encoded in one genomic region:
- a CDS encoding carbohydrate ABC transporter permease: MKKAWIHLLLIVGAIVMIIPFFWMISTSFKSYLESMQIPPTIFPEQLRLENYVSVFESANFLTYYANTIFVTVVRTAAQLFLCSMAAYAFARLEFPFKNTLFIFILSVLMVPIQVILIPNYALLSQFGWIDTFYALIIPGIFSAFGVFLLRQFFMGIPKELDEAAIIDGCSKWGVYWRVILPNAKPALVALGIFTVLASWNDFMWPLVMTNSADMRVLSVGIANFEGQYTTEYPLLMAAALMSTIPMLLMFLFLQKHLIAGIALGGVRR; encoded by the coding sequence ATGAAAAAGGCTTGGATTCATTTGTTGCTTATTGTTGGTGCAATTGTGATGATCATTCCATTTTTCTGGATGATTTCTACATCATTCAAATCTTATTTAGAGTCGATGCAAATTCCGCCAACAATCTTTCCTGAACAACTACGGCTTGAAAACTATGTAAGTGTATTCGAAAGTGCCAATTTTTTAACGTATTATGCAAACACCATTTTTGTCACTGTTGTTCGAACGGCTGCCCAATTGTTTCTTTGTTCTATGGCGGCATATGCGTTTGCTCGACTTGAATTCCCTTTTAAAAATACGTTGTTCATATTCATTTTATCGGTGTTAATGGTTCCAATCCAAGTCATCTTGATACCAAATTATGCATTGTTATCACAATTTGGATGGATAGATACTTTTTACGCACTAATCATACCAGGAATTTTTAGTGCATTTGGTGTGTTTCTGCTGCGGCAATTTTTTATGGGGATTCCTAAGGAGCTTGATGAGGCAGCGATTATTGACGGGTGCTCGAAGTGGGGAGTATATTGGCGAGTAATTTTGCCTAATGCTAAACCGGCTCTTGTTGCTCTTGGCATTTTCACTGTACTAGCATCATGGAATGATTTTATGTGGCCACTTGTGATGACAAACTCTGCCGATATGCGTGTTCTCTCTGTAGGCATCGCCAATTTTGAAGGGCAGTATACAACAGAATATCCGTTATTAATGGCCGCTGCACTTATGTCGACGATTCCGATGTTACTAATGTTTCTTTTCTTACAAAAGCATTTAATTGCAGGAATTGCACTAGGTGGAGTGCGAAGATAG
- a CDS encoding Gfo/Idh/MocA family protein encodes MIRVMVVGLGTMGSVHAASYAGMEDAELTAVVDIREERANTFAEKYGAKAFYSFNEAAVVGSEIDVISVCLPTDLHPEYVKKAADLNVAIICEKPLARSLEAVQDMISYCQQKEVNLYVGHVVRFFPEYQRAKQVLDGGAIGKVGVVRTTRGGSFPVATEDWYANTERSGGLVLDLMVHDFDFLRWCFGEVERVYARNMAGISGVNAQRKDYALVTIRFTNGIIAHLEGTWAHEGFRTSFEIAGREGIIHYDSQKNQALVAEKGSSDGKPGVAVPESPLKSSPYDLELRHFIECIKTNKEPIVTADDAYKAVEIAMAALQSIKEKKPVTIHSQTVQL; translated from the coding sequence ATGATTCGAGTAATGGTTGTTGGTCTCGGCACAATGGGGTCCGTACATGCTGCTAGTTATGCGGGGATGGAGGATGCAGAGCTAACTGCAGTTGTGGATATAAGGGAGGAAAGAGCGAATACATTCGCAGAAAAATATGGTGCCAAAGCGTTTTATTCTTTCAATGAAGCAGCAGTAGTAGGTTCAGAAATTGATGTGATCTCCGTATGTTTGCCGACAGATCTGCATCCTGAATATGTAAAAAAAGCTGCTGATTTAAACGTTGCTATCATATGTGAGAAGCCTCTCGCAAGGTCTCTAGAAGCTGTGCAAGATATGATTTCCTACTGTCAACAAAAAGAAGTAAACCTCTATGTTGGTCATGTTGTACGCTTTTTCCCCGAGTATCAAAGAGCGAAACAAGTTCTTGATGGAGGTGCTATTGGAAAAGTTGGTGTTGTTCGGACAACGAGAGGTGGTTCTTTTCCAGTTGCAACAGAGGATTGGTATGCAAACACCGAACGGAGTGGAGGACTTGTGCTTGATTTAATGGTCCATGATTTTGACTTTTTACGTTGGTGTTTCGGTGAAGTTGAGCGGGTGTACGCACGTAATATGGCAGGTATTTCAGGCGTGAACGCACAACGGAAGGATTATGCACTTGTTACGATTCGTTTTACTAATGGAATTATTGCCCACCTGGAAGGAACATGGGCCCATGAAGGTTTTAGAACATCATTTGAAATTGCTGGAAGGGAAGGCATTATTCATTATGATAGCCAAAAGAATCAAGCGCTTGTGGCGGAAAAAGGTAGTTCTGATGGAAAACCTGGGGTTGCCGTTCCTGAAAGCCCGTTAAAATCTTCCCCTTATGACTTAGAGTTACGGCATTTTATTGAGTGTATAAAAACGAACAAAGAGCCTATTGTCACTGCTGATGATGCGTATAAAGCGGTGGAAATCGCAATGGCCGCTCTTCAATCGATAAAAGAGAAAAAGCCAGTAACCATTCATTCGCAAACGGTACAGTTATAA
- a CDS encoding Gfo/Idh/MocA family protein, whose translation MKVGIISFAHGHAHAYASSLVGINDVTIVGIADDNEERGREAANQYKTTYYNSYKDLLNQGLDAVIVTSENAHHKEHAIAAAQAGAAVLCEKPIAHTVKDAEELIATCEEAGVLLQTAFPVRFNEAIKRAKARIDAGEFGDIIAVKGTNRGKNPGGWFNDKQLAGGGAVIDHTVHVVDIMRWVLKEEVQDVYSEIDQHFSTNDIDDTGVLSFTFESGVFATLDCSWSRNANFPTWGDVTLEFIGTEGTLKVDAQAQKLDLFHKGGLKYDFWGDNMDDSLVRDFIESVREKRQPSVTGTDGLRALEVAIGAYASAAKGEVVALRGNERERVSP comes from the coding sequence ATGAAAGTAGGAATAATTAGCTTTGCACATGGCCACGCCCATGCATATGCGTCAAGTTTGGTCGGGATTAATGATGTAACCATTGTTGGGATTGCGGATGATAATGAGGAGCGAGGCAGAGAAGCTGCAAACCAATACAAAACGACTTACTATAATTCATACAAGGACCTGCTCAATCAAGGGTTAGATGCGGTCATTGTCACTTCAGAAAATGCGCACCATAAAGAACATGCGATAGCAGCGGCGCAGGCAGGTGCTGCTGTTCTATGTGAAAAGCCAATTGCTCATACAGTAAAAGACGCAGAGGAATTAATCGCTACTTGTGAAGAGGCTGGTGTATTATTGCAAACCGCTTTTCCTGTTCGTTTTAATGAAGCGATTAAACGAGCGAAAGCACGGATTGATGCAGGAGAGTTTGGAGATATTATCGCCGTTAAAGGAACAAACAGAGGGAAGAATCCTGGTGGGTGGTTTAACGACAAACAGCTTGCAGGTGGAGGAGCAGTAATTGACCATACGGTTCATGTGGTCGATATTATGCGCTGGGTTCTGAAAGAGGAGGTACAGGACGTTTATTCAGAAATTGACCAACACTTTTCGACGAATGATATTGATGATACTGGAGTTCTGTCATTCACATTTGAGAGTGGTGTTTTTGCCACTTTGGACTGCAGTTGGTCACGTAATGCGAACTTTCCGACATGGGGAGACGTCACGCTTGAGTTTATTGGGACAGAAGGAACGTTAAAAGTGGATGCACAGGCGCAAAAGTTAGATTTATTCCATAAAGGTGGCCTGAAGTATGACTTCTGGGGTGATAATATGGACGATAGCCTTGTACGAGATTTTATTGAGAGTGTGCGTGAAAAACGCCAACCGTCTGTTACAGGAACGGATGGCCTTAGAGCGCTAGAAGTGGCGATTGGTGCTTATGCCTCTGCTGCTAAAGGAGAAGTTGTTGCTTTGCGCGGAAATGAAAGAGAGAGGGTGTCTCCATGA
- a CDS encoding sugar phosphate isomerase/epimerase family protein, which produces MKKGINQWCYPAGTPLDSVLEWTREAGFSSIELNVGHSGDVGLTLDTTPEEAKEICKQIQTAGLEIDSLSTALLWETPLSAKDESVQEAGKQVVKKMLGLAHTLKASTVLVVPGVVTQDVPYDQCYKRSLSALKELAPLAEQLNVSIGIENVWNRFLLSPLEMVAYIDGVASTHVGAYFDVGNVLQFGYPEQWISILGKRILKVHVKDFKTSIGNMTGFTNLLSGDVAWVSVMKELKRIGYTGELTAELTPYAHDPAALAFDTARHMDVLLEIGKEKQYK; this is translated from the coding sequence ATGAAAAAAGGGATAAACCAATGGTGTTATCCAGCAGGTACACCACTTGATAGCGTACTTGAGTGGACGAGGGAGGCGGGGTTTTCTTCGATTGAATTAAATGTAGGCCATTCTGGCGACGTAGGGCTTACGCTTGATACTACTCCAGAAGAAGCGAAGGAAATTTGCAAGCAAATACAAACGGCCGGACTTGAGATTGACAGCTTATCAACCGCATTGTTGTGGGAGACTCCCCTCTCTGCAAAGGATGAGTCTGTACAGGAAGCTGGCAAACAAGTAGTGAAAAAAATGCTTGGACTTGCTCATACATTGAAGGCTAGTACGGTTCTGGTTGTGCCTGGAGTCGTCACACAAGACGTCCCATATGATCAATGTTATAAACGAAGCTTGTCTGCATTAAAAGAGCTTGCGCCACTGGCTGAACAATTAAATGTATCGATTGGGATTGAAAATGTATGGAACCGCTTCCTCCTGTCTCCACTCGAAATGGTTGCTTATATTGATGGAGTTGCTTCGACTCACGTCGGTGCCTATTTCGATGTGGGGAATGTACTACAGTTTGGTTACCCAGAACAGTGGATATCGATTTTAGGTAAACGAATTTTAAAAGTGCATGTGAAAGATTTTAAAACAAGCATTGGCAATATGACAGGGTTTACGAATCTTCTATCCGGAGATGTGGCTTGGGTAAGTGTAATGAAAGAACTTAAGAGGATTGGCTATACAGGAGAGCTGACGGCAGAGCTAACGCCATATGCACATGATCCTGCAGCTCTTGCATTTGATACAGCGCGACATATGGATGTGTTACTTGAAATAGGAAAAGAAAAGCAGTATAAGTAA
- a CDS encoding YwqH-like family protein, with amino-acid sequence MDHSFQIERLQMSISSLRGDIRQTEQEIERLQTAKSTLIQEQQSLHNDKAATKEPELSYDMWRGKETEEHDQKRFQLEISYSYSQEQLEGIITT; translated from the coding sequence ATGGATCATTCATTCCAAATTGAACGACTTCAAATGAGCATAAGCTCTCTTCGAGGAGATATAAGGCAGACTGAACAAGAGATTGAGAGGCTCCAAACAGCAAAAAGTACATTAATTCAAGAACAACAATCTCTTCACAATGACAAAGCAGCCACGAAGGAACCGGAGCTAAGCTACGATATGTGGCGGGGAAAAGAAACGGAAGAACATGATCAGAAGCGCTTTCAATTAGAAATTTCCTATAGTTATTCACAAGAACAGTTAGAAGGAATCATTACCACGTAA
- a CDS encoding LXG domain-containing protein yields MKVLDVQNGIDQLVKAKKEDAASLETIEGSIRKIHNLHSLEGEGGNAIKDHFSQLHLPSLRFFQTFIEQYIQQLETMKSYILNFETNNALVRQEFLQDTIPNGIDRVLDNAETRTQAINQACSSVSDLVYTETFGMEGVKAWADQLKTHASETAERLEELDIENQSLASEAEATLTELISSTNKVINWSTGGPIVSQAVQQEIDTHFKENDVYYMMWSEAMEIASTEDPTLMGAVANWFGTAGQFFKGMDVVKGAGAFAVIASKRLSFERAGNGIFHVRNHKDWVQVNGKYKSRVATSLNAIMRKYGNKNSSVKFLNQLGRLNNQPTNFFVN; encoded by the coding sequence ATGAAAGTTCTTGATGTGCAGAATGGGATCGATCAACTTGTAAAAGCGAAGAAAGAGGACGCTGCGAGTCTAGAGACAATCGAAGGAAGCATCCGCAAAATCCATAATCTTCATTCTTTAGAAGGAGAAGGCGGCAATGCAATTAAAGATCATTTCTCGCAATTGCATTTGCCATCTTTGCGTTTTTTTCAAACCTTTATTGAACAATACATCCAACAACTAGAAACGATGAAATCCTATATCCTTAATTTTGAAACAAACAACGCTTTAGTACGACAAGAATTCCTGCAAGACACCATTCCAAACGGAATCGACCGGGTTTTAGACAATGCAGAGACACGAACACAAGCGATTAACCAAGCCTGCTCATCTGTTAGTGATTTGGTGTACACAGAAACATTTGGAATGGAAGGTGTAAAAGCCTGGGCTGATCAGTTAAAAACCCATGCCTCTGAAACCGCTGAACGATTGGAAGAACTAGATATTGAAAACCAAAGCCTTGCGAGTGAAGCAGAGGCAACGTTAACGGAACTCATCAGTTCAACAAATAAAGTGATTAATTGGTCGACGGGTGGTCCAATTGTCTCCCAGGCTGTACAGCAAGAGATTGATACTCACTTCAAAGAAAACGATGTTTACTACATGATGTGGTCGGAAGCAATGGAAATCGCCTCAACCGAAGACCCGACTCTAATGGGCGCAGTCGCCAATTGGTTTGGTACCGCCGGACAATTTTTTAAAGGTATGGATGTCGTAAAAGGTGCAGGTGCGTTTGCGGTGATCGCATCGAAGCGGCTTAGTTTTGAGAGAGCGGGGAACGGGATTTTTCATGTGAGAAATCATAAGGACTGGGTACAAGTAAATGGGAAATATAAATCAAGAGTGGCAACTAGTTTAAATGCTATTATGAGAAAGTACGGCAACAAGAACTCAAGTGTGAAATTCTTAAATCAATTAGGAAGATTAAACAACCAACCAACGAATTTCTTCGTAAATTAG
- a CDS encoding M3 family oligoendopeptidase: MPTYYKEQLDFTDTTILENKFKELLEIPLDSVQQLEVFLKKESELLSQVEEMVTGHYIDFNSHSDSEEAKRVFEHDQQVITPLIKTYEAKLDQAFLQAQALSDLPQEEYSYLVKRRKNAESLFREENVKLEVEEDRLTTKYFEHTGSLTVNWAGEELTLAQLAPYLQAEDREDRKKAMTLMRETMIKKEEPLQQIMSELIKLRQHKADNAGLANYRDYMFKLYERFDYTPDDCKTLAESVARYVKPLKEKLQAKHAKALGVETYKPWDQSAVLPGQAPLKPFDSTGELIAKGRSILATLDPRFGELLHLMDDQGMLDLESRKSKSPGGFCAPLPISGLSFIFMNHAKTQDDMTTLFHEMGHCIHNDLNKDIPLRMYRETPMESSELASMTMELFTMDQWEQFYCSKEDSVRAKREQLKSIVDFLPVGMVIDQFQHWLYENPTHSPHERNEKYRELIQVIDANVADWSGFEKWQESAWMRVLHIFEVPFYYVEYVIAQLGALQLYKRYKVDPEEALALYKKALSLGSSKPLSEVYEAAGIRFDFSAETIKQLMVFVGEELEALERP; encoded by the coding sequence ATGCCAACTTATTATAAAGAACAATTGGATTTCACTGATACAACAATCTTAGAAAATAAATTTAAAGAACTACTGGAAATCCCACTTGATTCCGTGCAGCAATTAGAAGTTTTCCTTAAGAAAGAATCAGAGTTACTTAGTCAAGTTGAAGAAATGGTAACTGGACATTACATCGATTTTAATAGCCATAGTGATTCAGAAGAGGCGAAACGGGTATTTGAGCATGATCAACAAGTTATCACGCCGCTTATAAAGACGTATGAGGCAAAGCTAGACCAAGCTTTTTTGCAAGCACAGGCGTTGTCAGATTTGCCTCAAGAGGAATATAGTTATTTGGTTAAAAGAAGGAAAAATGCAGAGAGCTTGTTTCGAGAAGAAAACGTGAAATTGGAAGTTGAAGAAGATCGGTTAACGACCAAATATTTTGAACATACAGGCTCGTTAACAGTTAATTGGGCAGGAGAAGAGTTAACGCTCGCCCAACTTGCTCCCTATTTACAAGCTGAAGACCGTGAAGATAGAAAAAAAGCGATGACTCTTATGCGAGAAACGATGATTAAAAAAGAAGAACCGCTGCAACAGATTATGTCGGAGCTAATTAAGTTGCGGCAGCATAAGGCTGATAATGCAGGGCTTGCGAATTATCGCGATTATATGTTTAAGTTATATGAACGATTTGACTATACCCCAGATGATTGTAAGACATTGGCGGAAAGTGTCGCACGGTATGTAAAGCCGCTAAAAGAAAAATTACAAGCAAAACATGCCAAGGCACTGGGCGTTGAGACTTATAAGCCTTGGGATCAGAGTGCGGTATTACCAGGGCAAGCTCCACTAAAACCATTTGATAGCACAGGCGAGCTTATAGCAAAAGGACGTAGCATTTTAGCTACGCTTGATCCGAGGTTTGGAGAATTGCTCCATTTGATGGATGATCAAGGAATGCTTGATTTGGAGAGTCGAAAAAGCAAATCACCTGGGGGCTTTTGTGCTCCTTTGCCGATATCCGGTTTATCTTTTATCTTTATGAATCATGCGAAGACACAAGATGATATGACGACGCTTTTCCATGAGATGGGTCACTGCATTCATAATGATTTGAATAAAGATATTCCACTACGGATGTATCGTGAAACGCCAATGGAATCAAGTGAGCTTGCGAGTATGACGATGGAATTATTTACGATGGATCAATGGGAACAATTTTACTGTTCGAAAGAAGATTCGGTCCGTGCGAAGCGGGAACAACTTAAGTCCATTGTTGATTTTCTGCCAGTTGGCATGGTCATTGATCAATTTCAACATTGGCTTTATGAAAACCCGACTCATTCACCACATGAACGAAACGAGAAATACCGTGAGCTTATCCAAGTGATTGACGCGAATGTAGCCGATTGGTCTGGTTTTGAGAAATGGCAGGAATCTGCATGGATGCGTGTGCTTCATATCTTTGAAGTACCATTCTATTATGTGGAATATGTCATTGCACAGCTAGGCGCATTGCAGTTATATAAAAGGTACAAGGTAGATCCGGAAGAAGCACTAGCTCTTTACAAGAAAGCCTTATCTCTCGGTAGTTCAAAACCTCTTTCTGAAGTGTATGAAGCTGCGGGAATTCGGTTTGATTTTTCAGCTGAAACAATTAAGCAGCTGATGGTGTTTGTTGGAGAAGAGCTAGAAGCGTTAGAGCGACCTTAA
- a CDS encoding carboxylesterase/lipase family protein has product MGSLQIQTDYGTIDGVLEKGIRSWKGIPYAEPPVEDRRFKAPVPKKCWAGVLKADSFGPVCPQPESGAAGLLGEEMTEGEVQSEDCLYLNVWAPVDAKEASLPVMVWIHGGAFVTGSGSLPIYDGAPLAERGNVVVVTINYRLGPFGFMHMSPFGEEFVSNAGLLDQIAALQWVKDQIAPFGGNPTNMTVFGESAGSMSIAGLLAMPMAKGLFNKAIMQSGASQSLSDPKGKEVAMGMLQILELEVNDVHRLKNIPAKRIVEAGLKLTEKLGSGGLTMLFQPVVEANTLPLPPIEAIIQGQAKDIPLLIGTNLHEGLLFFREDMQLPKKEDVLKGMKVMAGGAEQLDTVLAEYPGTAKGYADMMTDLYFWRSSLAFASEQNKHAAVYMYRFDWTYSDHPVLKDAVHAAELFFVFNHLHLFERVGVSIDEQTRKLANSMQDAWANFAAAGTPTSSNIPWPQYEQQGRKTLIFDREMGLVEDPMVAKRKALGL; this is encoded by the coding sequence ATGGGTTCATTGCAAATTCAAACGGATTACGGAACGATTGATGGTGTACTTGAAAAAGGGATTAGAAGTTGGAAAGGGATTCCTTATGCAGAACCTCCAGTTGAAGATAGAAGATTTAAAGCACCTGTACCTAAAAAATGTTGGGCGGGGGTTTTGAAAGCGGATTCGTTTGGTCCAGTTTGTCCCCAGCCAGAATCTGGTGCTGCTGGATTACTTGGTGAAGAAATGACAGAGGGTGAAGTCCAATCAGAAGACTGCCTTTACTTAAATGTATGGGCGCCAGTGGATGCTAAAGAGGCGTCTTTGCCAGTGATGGTTTGGATTCATGGCGGGGCATTTGTGACGGGGAGTGGTAGTTTACCTATTTATGATGGAGCCCCACTTGCTGAAAGAGGAAACGTGGTCGTAGTGACGATTAATTATCGATTGGGTCCGTTTGGTTTTATGCATATGTCTCCGTTTGGAGAAGAATTTGTATCAAATGCTGGATTGCTTGATCAAATTGCGGCCTTACAATGGGTGAAGGATCAAATTGCTCCTTTTGGCGGAAATCCAACAAACATGACCGTGTTTGGAGAATCGGCAGGAAGCATGAGTATTGCTGGATTACTAGCGATGCCAATGGCAAAGGGACTCTTTAATAAAGCGATCATGCAGAGTGGTGCATCTCAATCTTTGTCAGATCCAAAAGGCAAAGAAGTCGCAATGGGTATGCTTCAAATACTGGAGCTGGAAGTGAATGACGTACATCGATTAAAGAATATACCGGCTAAACGAATAGTGGAAGCTGGTTTGAAGTTAACAGAGAAACTTGGTAGTGGGGGACTGACGATGTTGTTTCAGCCAGTTGTTGAGGCAAATACATTGCCACTTCCACCGATTGAGGCAATTATTCAAGGTCAGGCAAAGGATATTCCGCTCTTGATTGGTACAAATTTGCATGAGGGATTGTTGTTTTTCCGAGAAGATATGCAGTTGCCTAAAAAAGAAGATGTTCTAAAGGGTATGAAAGTGATGGCCGGGGGTGCTGAACAGTTGGATACCGTTTTAGCTGAATATCCAGGTACGGCAAAGGGATATGCGGATATGATGACGGATCTTTACTTTTGGCGTTCTTCATTAGCATTTGCGTCCGAGCAAAACAAACATGCCGCGGTATATATGTATCGATTTGACTGGACCTATTCTGACCATCCAGTTTTAAAAGACGCGGTTCATGCAGCGGAATTGTTTTTTGTTTTTAACCATTTACATCTCTTTGAAAGAGTAGGTGTATCGATCGATGAACAAACGAGGAAGCTTGCCAATTCCATGCAAGATGCATGGGCGAACTTTGCTGCGGCGGGAACACCAACAAGTTCTAATATACCATGGCCTCAATATGAACAGCAAGGAAGAAAAACATTGATTTTTGACCGTGAAATGGGGCTTGTTGAAGATCCAATGGTAGCGAAACGTAAAGCACTTGGATTATAG
- the sda gene encoding sporulation histidine kinase inhibitor Sda has product MLAHLSNDLLLESYQQALEHGLSADFISILETELIRRGMLNRCG; this is encoded by the coding sequence ATGCTAGCCCATTTATCAAATGATCTGTTGCTAGAATCCTATCAACAAGCGCTTGAACATGGACTAAGCGCTGACTTTATTTCAATTCTAGAAACAGAACTAATTCGACGTGGTATGCTCAACCGTTGTGGTTAA
- a CDS encoding YolD-like family protein, producing the protein MRKEERYLARGNLLWESSRMMLPEHKEAWIHMQEQENNVPLHEELADDQWQELGMIIIDALSHTHDVMVTYWVNGRYQELTCTIDKLDELNKRIKVVFSDDYEWLNLRIIKSIVQV; encoded by the coding sequence ATGCGTAAAGAAGAACGATATCTAGCAAGAGGCAATTTACTCTGGGAAAGCAGCCGAATGATGCTTCCCGAACATAAAGAAGCATGGATTCATATGCAGGAACAAGAAAATAATGTCCCCCTCCATGAGGAACTAGCTGATGATCAGTGGCAAGAGCTTGGAATGATCATTATAGACGCATTAAGTCATACACATGATGTTATGGTTACGTATTGGGTGAATGGACGCTATCAGGAGCTAACTTGCACAATCGATAAACTTGACGAACTTAATAAACGTATTAAAGTCGTTTTTTCCGATGATTACGAATGGCTTAACCTCCGCATAATTAAAAGCATCGTCCAGGTCTAA
- the pyrH gene encoding UMP kinase, with translation MTYKRVLVKLSGGALADKKGNSFGNDRLEHITNELISLIKLEIEVCIVVGGGNIFRGHLAEQWGIDRVEADNIGTLGTIINSLMLRGVLKAKTKQEVRVMTSIPTQSVAEPYIRLKGMSYLEKGYVVIFGGGNGQPFVTTDYPSVQRALEMECDALFAAKQGIDGVYTSDPNKNDSAQLFKSLNYDDIVKKDIRVMDQAALLLARDYNLPVHIFDFDKPGVMKRICEGRLDGTVINNQETKLDY, from the coding sequence TTGACCTATAAACGAGTGCTCGTAAAGCTTAGTGGCGGGGCATTGGCCGATAAAAAAGGAAACAGTTTCGGGAACGACCGCTTAGAACATATTACAAATGAACTCATTTCTTTAATTAAACTAGAAATTGAAGTTTGTATTGTTGTTGGCGGCGGCAATATCTTTCGTGGACACTTAGCAGAACAATGGGGCATTGACCGCGTTGAGGCCGATAACATTGGAACATTGGGTACAATTATTAACAGTCTGATGCTAAGAGGTGTATTAAAAGCAAAAACGAAACAAGAAGTACGTGTTATGACCTCCATACCTACTCAATCAGTTGCGGAACCGTATATTCGTTTAAAGGGTATGAGTTATCTCGAAAAAGGATACGTTGTTATATTTGGTGGAGGGAACGGTCAACCTTTTGTTACAACGGATTACCCTAGTGTTCAACGTGCGTTGGAGATGGAATGCGATGCTTTATTTGCTGCAAAACAAGGTATTGATGGTGTTTATACATCAGATCCTAACAAAAACGATTCTGCGCAACTGTTTAAGAGTCTCAATTATGATGACATTGTTAAAAAAGATATTCGTGTCATGGATCAAGCTGCTCTCCTTTTGGCACGTGATTACAACTTACCTGTGCATATCTTTGATTTTGACAAACCTGGAGTGATGAAACGCATATGCGAAGGAAGACTTGATGGGACAGTCATTAATAATCAGGAAACAAAACTGGATTACTGA